The DNA segment TACCACTGCATACACTAGAATAAAACCTGAATATCCACCTCCGAAAACATCTAGCACCCTTCCCATCAAAAGAGATATAATCATAGATGCAGTCTGGAATAAAGATTCTCTTTTTGAAAGATATCTTCCTCTTACATTATAAGGTATTAAACTCACTAGCCAATTATTTAATGCTGGTGCAAGTACTGAAAGGTTTAAAAATGAAATAAATACAAAAATCATTAAAACATATTTTTGAAGGTGGTCTGGAAAGACAAGGGGAATAAATATTACAGAACATGCAAATGCTCTGTACAATATCAACAATATCATAACAGTCTTCTTTCTACTTTCCAGTCTTTCATACAGCATAGCAGAAAAAACTTGGAATAAATTGGCAAGCAGGGGAAAAGTCAATATTATACCAGCCAGATAATCAGAAGCTCCTAGTAAAAGAGCATACCCCGACAAGAATGCCCCACCTGTTAACACAGTGGCCGATATGCTGGATATTCCCTCAAGAATAAATAAATCTAAATCCCTTTTGTATTTATAGCCTTCAAGTTGAGGTATGCCGAACAATAGTTTATTTAGTAAATATCTTATCCTCAAATCCGACCCCACCTAAATAAAAAATATAAATATTTTATTGTTAAAGGTTCCTATCTACAAAAATCGCTGCCCCAAAATTAATATTTTTGTCGGCAGCTACATTTCCATTTGAAACAGATTATAACACATAAAAGTATATCAATAAATACCAATGTTGCAATTTTTGTGTTTTTGTATATAATAAACCTAATTTAATCTTAAATGGAGGGCTGTAATATGATAGAAGATTATCTCAAAAATAATGTATTACTCACAGATGGTGCAATGGGGACATATTATTCCAAGTTAAGTGGAAAAGATGCAATGTATACAGAAATAGCCAATATCACTCAGCCCGAATTGATAAAAAAAATACATATGGAATATATAAATGCAGGTGCAAAATTTATAAAAACAAACACCTTCAGTGCAAATACCCTTTCGCTAGACCTACCTTGGGAAAAAGTGGAACAAATCATAAAAAAAGCATGTCAAATAGCCTATGAATGTACCGAGGGTAAAAATATATTTATAGGAGCAGATATAGGACCAATACCTGATTTGCTGGACCAAGAATCCCAGGCTGATAAGGATATAACAATGGAGCAGTATCAACTCATAATAGATACATTTTTAGAACAAGGTATGGATATATTCATTTTCGAGACCTTTAGCAGCACTGATTATATAAAGGAACTATCCAGATATATAAAAGATAAGAAACCTACCTCTTTCATTATATCTCAATTTGCACTCATGGCTGATGGATTTACTACTAAAGGTATAAGTGCGTCTAGATTAATCCAAGAAATACGTTCTACAGATACTATAGATGCATATGGTTTCAACTGTGGAACAGGGCCCTCTCATGTATTCAATATTTTAAAGACCTTTGATTTTAAAGAGGACATAGTTTCTATAATGCCTAACTCAGGATATCCTGAAGTCAAAAATCAAAAAACAGTGTATATACAAAACGCTGAATACTTTGCAGACATAATGATGGATATAGAAAGCTTAGGTGTAAAAATACTGGGAGGCTGCTGCGGAACTACTCCGCTCCATATAAGAAGTATGTATAAAAAGATTAATTATCCCTCCTATAAAAAAAGCAAAAAACAAGTATCGGGCAAGAAAAAAGTGCCTATAAAATATTACAAAAAACAAATAGGGGGTAAACTTAAACATAAAGACTTTCCTATCGCGGTAGAATTAGATCCTCCATCAAATACAGGCGTGGATAAAATAATCCAGGGTGCATATATATTGAAACAAAACGGGGTTGATGTGATAACGATTTCAGATTCTCCCCTTGCAAGAACCAGGATGAATTCCGTCATGCTGGCAGCTATGATACAAAGAGAAGTAGGCATAGAAACAGTACCCCACATATGTTGCAGGGACAGAAACATAATTGCCATAAAATCCGATATACTGGCAGCCCACGCTCAAGGAATACGCAATATATTAGCAGTTACCGGAGACCCTGTTCCAGGGGGTAAAAAAAGCGAAATAAAGGGTGTGTTTAATCTGAATTCCATAAGTCTGATGAAAATGATCTCCGAAATGAATAAAGAACATTTTAAACACGACCCATATATCATTGGAGGAGCATTAAACCTAGCCGCTGCTAATATGGAGATGCAAATTTCCAGAACACATAAAAAAATCCAAGCCGGCTCAACCTTCTTTCTCACTCAGCCTATATTCAAGCCGGAAGTTACAAAAAATATAAAAAACATAAATCGTTCCAAGGATATCAAAATATTAGGCGGGATAATGCCGCTGGTAAGTTATAGAAATGCTATGTTTTTAAATAACGAAGTACACGGTATACAGATCCCGGAAAAATATATAAATATGTTCTCACCTGATATGGATAGAAGTCAGGCACAGGATATAGGTATAGAAATAGCGTGCAATATTGCACAAGAGATAAAATCATATATGGATGGATTCTATATTGTCACACCTTTTAATAGAGTAGAGATGATCGTACAAATACTAAAAAGGGTAATCTGAAAATAAAAGGAGGAAAATCGGTGAATGAAAAAATAATAGTTCTGGACGGAGCAACAGGAACCCATCTGCAAGCCCTGGGAATGCCTACAGGCATATGCCCTGAAAAGTGGGTGCTGGACAATCCTGATATTCTTATAGATCTTCAAAAATCGTATATGGAATCGGGTTCCGATATAGTCTATACATGTACATTCGGGGCTAACAGGATAAAACTCAAACAATTCGGTTTAGACCGTCAGGTAATAGCACTAAACAAAGAATTGGCTACTATCTCCCGTAAAGCTGTAGGAAAAAACGCATTGGTTGCAGGTGATATCTCATCTACCGGAAAATATGTGCAGCCTTTTGGACAGCTGGATTTTGAACAAGCTGTAGATATCTTTAAAGAACAAGTTTCTGGTCTCCTGCAGGGGGGAGTAGATTTATTTATAATTGAAACTATGATAGATATACAGGAAGCAAGGGCAGCCCTGATAGCGGTAAAAGAAACCTGTCAACTTCCTGTATGGGTGACCATGACTTTTGATGAAAATGGTAAAACCTTGACCGGTACCGACTGCACTGCTGCTTTGATAACACTTCAGAGTTTAGGTGCAGATGCATTTGGATGCAATTGTTCTACCGGTCCTGAACCGATGGTAGATCTTATCAAAAAGATAAAACCTTACTCAAAAGTACCTTTGATAGCAAAGCCTAATGCAGGTATGCCTAAACTGATAAACGGTAATACAGAATTTGATATGGACAAGGTTGAATTCGGAAAATATTCTAAACAACTTGTACGGGCAGGTGCAAATATCATAGGGGGGTGCTGTGGATCCACCCCGGATTTTATCAGGGAAATAAAACAATATATAAAAGATATAGAACCTTCACCTGTTCAAAATTTAGATACTTCTGTCTTGTCCTCCTATAGCAAAGCTGTTTCAATAAGCTTAACCAGCCCTGTGAAGATTATAGGTGAAAGGATAAATCCTACAGGGAAAAAAACAATGCAACAGGAGCTAGTACAAGGGAAGTTATCTAAAATAAAAGAGTTTGCCATACAACAAAGGGCCATGGGCGCAAACATACTGGATGTTAATGTGGGAATGCCGGGGATAGATGAAAAAGAGACTATGAAAAGGGCGATAAGTCTTCTATCCACTACAGTAGATACTCCTCTTTGCATAGACTCTTCAGATCCTAGCGTAATCAAGGCCGCACTCAGGATTTATCCAGGCAGAGCGCTTATTAACTCTATCTCTCTTGAAAATAAAAAAATCAAACAATTGCTGCCTATAGCCGCTAAATATGGAGCAATGTTTATACTGCTCCCTGTAAGCGATGAAGGTATACCTAATACATTAAAACAAAGATGTCAAGTGATACAAAAAATATATGACCATGCAAAAAAATATGGTTTCTCAAAGAAAGACATAATAATAGACGGTCTTGTTATGTCAGTATCCTCTGACGCCAATGCAGCCCGTATTACATTGGATACAATAGACTGGTCAGCTCATCAATTCGGCTGTAACACTGTCATAGGGCTTTCCAATGTATCCTTCGGACTACCTGAAAGGAAATGGCTGAACAGCGCATTTTTGGCCATGGCTATAGAAAGAGGCCTTTCCACTGCAATAGCAAATCCTAATAATGATCTGATAATGAATATAAAGATTGCATCTGATGTCCTTGCATCAAATGACCCTGTAGGCAGAAGGTACATACAACGATTTGTTGGCAGTAAAACAGACTCAAAAACAAAACAACCAGAATCCAACAAGATAGAACAAAAGATATATAATGCAGTAATAGACGGTGATAGGGAAAATATAGATGAATTGATACATCAAGCAATAAAAGCTAATATACCTGCAGGAAAATTGCTTCAGCAATACCTGATCCCGGCAATTGACAAAGTAGGGGATTTATTTGAAGAAAAAGAATACTATCTGCCCCAGCTTATACTGAGTGCACAAACGATGAAACAAGCCTACTCACAGCTGGAAAAACACCTAGTGGCAGAGCAAAACACCGGTCAAATAAATAAACACAAGGTACTGATTGCAACAGTTAAAGGAGATGTGCATGATATAGGTAAAAACATAGTGGCCCTCATGCTAAAAAGTCACGGATTTGAGGTAATAGACTTGGGAAAAGATGTGCCTTCAGAGAAGATAATAGAGCAAGCAAAGAAAAAGGATGTGGACATCATAGGTTTGTCCGCCCTGATGACCACAACCATGCATGAAATGGAAAACGTAATCAAGCTTGCAAAAAAAGAAAGGCTTAAATGCAAATTCATGATAGGTGGCGCAGCAGTCAACCAAAGCTTTGCACAACAAATCCAAGCTGATGGCTATGCTGAAGACGCCAACAATGCAGTAAAACTGGCAAAAAAGTTGCTGTCTAATTCTTGAGGCTGTGTATCGGGGCAGGTATCCTGCCCCCTCTTTTTATGAATTTTTCGCTGCTAAATCTGCTGACCTTCATCACAGGCGCTCTCCCGAGCAAACCACCAAATTCCACTTGGTCGCCTACATCCTTACCCGATACCGGTATTATCCTCACTGCAGTGGTCTTTGAATTTATCATTCCGATTGCAGCCTCATCAGCTATTATTGCAGAAATCGTTTCTGCACTGGTATCCCCCGGCACCGCAATCATATCCAAACCAACAGAGCACACACATGTCATAGCTTCCAACTTTTCAATATTCAATGATCCTCTTTTTACAGCATCTATCATCCCGGCATCTTCACTTACAGGTATAAATGCACCGCTCAATCCTCCAACATAAGAAGATGCCATGATACCACCCTTTTTAACGGCA comes from the Clostridia bacterium genome and includes:
- a CDS encoding homocysteine S-methyltransferase family protein, producing MNEKIIVLDGATGTHLQALGMPTGICPEKWVLDNPDILIDLQKSYMESGSDIVYTCTFGANRIKLKQFGLDRQVIALNKELATISRKAVGKNALVAGDISSTGKYVQPFGQLDFEQAVDIFKEQVSGLLQGGVDLFIIETMIDIQEARAALIAVKETCQLPVWVTMTFDENGKTLTGTDCTAALITLQSLGADAFGCNCSTGPEPMVDLIKKIKPYSKVPLIAKPNAGMPKLINGNTEFDMDKVEFGKYSKQLVRAGANIIGGCCGSTPDFIREIKQYIKDIEPSPVQNLDTSVLSSYSKAVSISLTSPVKIIGERINPTGKKTMQQELVQGKLSKIKEFAIQQRAMGANILDVNVGMPGIDEKETMKRAISLLSTTVDTPLCIDSSDPSVIKAALRIYPGRALINSISLENKKIKQLLPIAAKYGAMFILLPVSDEGIPNTLKQRCQVIQKIYDHAKKYGFSKKDIIIDGLVMSVSSDANAARITLDTIDWSAHQFGCNTVIGLSNVSFGLPERKWLNSAFLAMAIERGLSTAIANPNNDLIMNIKIASDVLASNDPVGRRYIQRFVGSKTDSKTKQPESNKIEQKIYNAVIDGDRENIDELIHQAIKANIPAGKLLQQYLIPAIDKVGDLFEEKEYYLPQLILSAQTMKQAYSQLEKHLVAEQNTGQINKHKVLIATVKGDVHDIGKNIVALMLKSHGFEVIDLGKDVPSEKIIEQAKKKDVDIIGLSALMTTTMHEMENVIKLAKKERLKCKFMIGGAAVNQSFAQQIQADGYAEDANNAVKLAKKLLSNS
- a CDS encoding bifunctional homocysteine S-methyltransferase/methylenetetrahydrofolate reductase; this translates as MIEDYLKNNVLLTDGAMGTYYSKLSGKDAMYTEIANITQPELIKKIHMEYINAGAKFIKTNTFSANTLSLDLPWEKVEQIIKKACQIAYECTEGKNIFIGADIGPIPDLLDQESQADKDITMEQYQLIIDTFLEQGMDIFIFETFSSTDYIKELSRYIKDKKPTSFIISQFALMADGFTTKGISASRLIQEIRSTDTIDAYGFNCGTGPSHVFNILKTFDFKEDIVSIMPNSGYPEVKNQKTVYIQNAEYFADIMMDIESLGVKILGGCCGTTPLHIRSMYKKINYPSYKKSKKQVSGKKKVPIKYYKKQIGGKLKHKDFPIAVELDPPSNTGVDKIIQGAYILKQNGVDVITISDSPLARTRMNSVMLAAMIQREVGIETVPHICCRDRNIIAIKSDILAAHAQGIRNILAVTGDPVPGGKKSEIKGVFNLNSISLMKMISEMNKEHFKHDPYIIGGALNLAAANMEMQISRTHKKIQAGSTFFLTQPIFKPEVTKNIKNINRSKDIKILGGIMPLVSYRNAMFLNNEVHGIQIPEKYINMFSPDMDRSQAQDIGIEIACNIAQEIKSYMDGFYIVTPFNRVEMIVQILKRVI